In Lolium perenne isolate Kyuss_39 chromosome 5, Kyuss_2.0, whole genome shotgun sequence, the sequence TCTGACCATTCATTCTTGTGCTCATCAGACACTACCACCTCatagtgttagagatatatttggttaCGTACGATTAGGGATAGATTAGGTAGGGATAGATTTGTTTCTTGTCTTCTACTCCAAGTCGGTCCCTTGTActtctatatatactcgcccatgaggcgcaatacaacatccaacatattccgcaatctctcctccctctctatccttctacatggtatcagagcggcacgctccttgacctagccgccacaaagcttccgcgccgcgccgcccccggggaggtcgatctccatgatctaccccgggggccgcgcaatccgtatgagggttcgttcgccgatctgttgatccgctgccctcgagtctttttttttccaatctgtagattggttttctttttgctccgccggtcgctcgaccggcgtttttctttttggtttcaccgatcatagatcggattgagtcgcccaccgccgccgtcatCACGCCCCTCTACTCCAACCTCGGCGTCGACTTTGCACTGGCTCTCCTCCATCATCCGCCCTACGCCGGCCACCGCGGTCGACTCGCTGGCTGGCTGTAGCGCCTGCCTTGGTAGGCTGCCGCGGCCGGCTCGCCGGCGTCGTCTCCGCCTCGGCCGGTCCGGCCCAGCAGCCGGTTCGACCGGGactgtggccggctggtccggtccatcagccggtctgaccgggcgggtGAGCGGAGCCCCCTGGACGACCGGGACGGtggccgggtggtccggtccatcagccggtctgaccgggcggccgACCGGACGGATGAGCGGAGCCCCCCTGGACGACCGGGactgtggccggctggtccggtctagcagccggtccaaccgggaccAGGGCCGACCGGGCCGGTCGTAGtgtcggttgaccgggcctggcacCACCTCCATCGACCGTGCGGCACGGCTgacctcgacatcggcacaaagggctaccacctcgcctgcgcctcaccagcttcctctacagtccaagcatccacgacgcaactccgtccacgacgctcccgctgtgactgcgggggagtgtcagccttctggggtccacttcggtttatctccagtctgaccgtctgcgacgctactgttgttcacgtcactaccgctacgactgcgggggagtgttagagatatatttggttaCGTACGGTTAGGGATAGATTAGGTAGGGATAGATTTGTTTCTTGTCTTCTACTCCAAGTTGGtcccttgtactcctatatatactcgcccatgaggcgcaatacaacatccaacatattccgcatatctctctccctctctatccttcaACACATAGCATGAGGGCTCATCTGCATCAGTCATCAACACATATTGATGTGGAAGGTACTGGATCTCCTCCACTTCTATCCAATTGTTGCAACGGTGGGGAATTAGGTGGATTATCATCAACTTCATCACCATCTTCATCAGATGGCTGGTCATGTCATTGACTATACTGCCTTCATCAGTTGcatcatcactatcttctctttctTATCCCTTCGTTTTCTTTTCCAATAGAGGCTAACCTGGTTTTTCGTCACTCCACCTAGTGGTTGCTCGATGGGAGGTTTATCCTCTCCATTCCCTCATGTGCAATGTTCAAAATAACTCTCGGTCAACGAAAAAATAGCACGCTATTTTGTTTTTTTAACGGCGCTATAGCGTATTTAGAGAGTGAACACTACACTATGCATATCTGTCTCACTACGACACTAATCCCACTATTAgcggcactatgtgtgctattttTCATAGCGTTATAGAAGCGCTATTTTTCGTAGAGAAATAGAGCAGTCAATTAGCCATTTTAAGCCTTTCAGCCCACTAGTTCTAGACTATGGTTGTTGAATTGTTGACGTTACTAGTTAGGCTATAACAATTCTTTGTCGTTCATTGTGATATGAACTTTTTCATTTGATTTATTGATCATTgccatttgaacaattttttagtTACCAAAATCCTTCGTATACATGCTATATTTATCTTCTTTTTTTGTGAAACTCTAGTTTGTTAAATAGCGTGCTATTAGCACATTATAACGTGCATAGCGTATTTTGGAATGCCATGGTATTTCATTTAGCGCATAATTTTTTTCCTTGGTTATAACCCTAACGGGTACTGGGAATTTGCACTTGTTTGAGCCGCTTAAAAGGCTTCATAAGGCCATCTCCTCACAGCCCACATGAGGAGAATACCCAACAAGTCCTTCCCAGGTATTCCATGAAATGACTAGCAACACTTTACCATCTTTTGTCAATTGATTTAGAACAATTTAAGCATGAGCACAAAATTTTGATCTATGATCTTTAATGTTacgacatactccctccgtttgagATTATAAGGCCGGTGCGGATCCCTTGATCATCAATTTGACTAACATAATATGAATTTTAAGGCAcacaaattatatcattagaaagtagagTGCTTGAACTTTTTAATCATATATATTTTATAATATATATCGTGTATTACGTTGATCGAATTTACAATCTAGGTATACGTGCCGGCCTTATAATCCCTAACAGAGATAGTACAAGAAAAGTGAAATATATGTATTGTGTAATGCAAAGTCGCGCATTCTCGACATTGTTTTCAACACCTTTTGTGATTATCTTACCTATCAGCTGAACCATCTAACAATTTTTCATGTGTTAAATATTTTATTTAATTTGTTTTTCTTATGATAAGTGCTTTGTTTCTAGGTATCCTATAATTTTCTGCTGTGCTTTTTTTGTTCGGGCCTAAAGTTGTATGTAAACATATGGTTCACAGAAAATGGCTTTGTTTCCAAAAGtgagacagcaaaagcacctcctCCCATTGAAGTACCTGAAATTTCACTTGACGAACTGAAAGGAAAGACAAAAAACTTTGGGTCAAAAGCTTTGATCGGTGAAGGTTCAAACGGGAGAGTGTATTATGCTATTCTAGACAGCGGAGAACCTGTTGCTATTAAAAAGCTTGATACTTCATCAGACCCTGAGCACGATAATGAATTTCTTACACAGGTATAACATGAAGCTTTTGCTACTTATGATAGCTTTACTCATGATTAACTTCTTTGTTCTTTTTTTTTGGTTGTAGCTCTCGATTGTGTCAAGAttgaaacatgaaaattttcTGCAAATGCTTGGCTACTGTGTGGAAGGAAATCAACATATGGTGGTCTATGAATTTGCTACAATGGGTTCCCTACATGATATTTTGCATGGTACGCTTGCTATGTCTTGGAAAATGATTGCATGTTTTTTCATTAGACCTACCATAATCAAAACAATTCATCTTGGAGACTGGTCTGATTTGAAATTGTTTCTGCTTTTTAATGGCAAACAAGGAAGGAAAGGTGTCCTTGGTGCACAGCCTGGCCCAGCACTTGACTGGATGCAGCGGGTCAAAATTGCTGTAGATGCTGCTAAGGGGATTGAATATCTCCATGAGAAGGTTCAACCTTCGATAGTCCATCGGGACATACGATCTAGCAATGTCCTTCTATTTGAGGACTACAGAGCAAAACTTGCAGATTTTAATCTTTCGAATCAGTCTCCTGACATGGCTGCTCGTTTGCATTCCACCCGTGTCCTTGGAAGTTTCGGCTATCATGCTCCTGAGTAATTATTCAACTTGAATACTTGAGAACATCATATGTATTTGCAGATTAGTTCCTTTGGAGCATAGAGATATCACcccataatttttttaaaaccaTGTTTATTTTCTTTCATATTAGGCACTCGTGAGTGATAGACTGATAGTATTATTCCTAAAACATTCAATAGCTAAACAAGGCTATCATTTCAAAACAATATTTATGGTGGAATGAATAGCTTTAGTTCCACCtcctctttatttttacatatgcAGATCTGCCATTGCACTAGGTTTGATTTAATTATTAATTCACACTATTTCTTGCTTCATTTACGAAGTGCTCTTTATTGACAATGCAGGTATGCCATGGCTAGCCTGCAAAGTCAGAAAAGTGATGTATATAGCTTTGGAGTTGTCCTTTTAGAGCTTCTGACAGGAAGGAAACCAGTCGATCATACAATGCCTAGAGGTCAGCAGAGTCTAGTTACATGGGTGAGTATTTCTGTATTTTGTTCCTAACAATTGATCTCACAATATCACAATACTACAGTATTCAATATACGATTTGTTTGCCTACTAGTACAACTTAATGGTAAAGACAATAACTTCAAGTAAAAAAATCTAAATAAAATGAAGAAAACAGCAACAAGAGTCTAGGGTCTAAAACACGACAAAATTACCCGGTTTGAACTTCTGGGAGTCTGAAATTAGACTCCTCCAACATAAGTGTAAGGTAAACGATCATCGAAAAAATGGGCAGAATTTGAATCAAAATTTGCATATTTCTGAATGGTTGATACTACTTTTTGTGGACACAGGCAATACCTCGTTTGACTGAGGATAGAGTGAAAGAATGTGTTGACCCCAGGTTGAAGGGCAAGTATCCCCCAAAAGGCGTTGCTAGGGTCTGCCTCTTCTTCCCTCCCTTCTCTGTGCACGCGCGCACTCTTACACTGTCGCTACCTAAGAAACAACTTGAAACAAATTTGAACACTGAATGGTTTTTTCCTGTTGATTGCAGCTTGCAGCGGTGGCAGCGCTCTGCTTGCAGTACGAATCAGATCATAGGCCTAGCATGAGCATTGCCGTCAAGGCACTCTCTCCTCTTTTTCAGCATAAACCTCAACCTTCATCAGCTGTTGTGCCTAATACAACAGATGACTTTTGTAGTGCCGATACATCCTTTTCAGCATGAGTTCACAGTACCCCTCCTTTTACCGAGTTCAACAGCTGGCTTCTGTTCTCGTTGATTTTCTGTGTGGTTTTGCTGAATGATGGGTTGTCGCATTCGTTTGGCCCAGGCGTGCGAGATGTGTTTTCTTGATGATCACCTCAGTAATCGTGTTCTGGGTTATATATAGTGTACTGTGGGAATTGGGGAAGGATCTAATAATTGGTTCATGGCTTGATGTTCCTGGGTTTTCCTTTATATTGTGAATTTGAGCTGATAGTGCACCCACCGATTGTATAAACTGTCGAACCTAATTCTTTTGGGAGACAATGAGAAATGCCCACATTCTTGTCCATTTTATTATACCCTTTTCTGTTATGAGTTGGCCTAAGCGGAGGCAGGAACTGTGGTAAAATCTCCATTTTTCAATTAATAAACTCATGTAAATGGGTTGAATTGTCCATGAAATTCTGTGGTGAGAGAT encodes:
- the LOC127302395 gene encoding PTI1-like tyrosine-protein kinase 1; the protein is MCRWFCGRNFHPSQGHGSYHERENEFRSRPDEKELCRRGKRKEENGFVSKSETAKAPPPIEVPEISLDELKGKTKNFGSKALIGEGSNGRVYYAILDSGEPVAIKKLDTSSDPEHDNEFLTQLSIVSRLKHENFLQMLGYCVEGNQHMVVYEFATMGSLHDILHGRKGVLGAQPGPALDWMQRVKIAVDAAKGIEYLHEKVQPSIVHRDIRSSNVLLFEDYRAKLADFNLSNQSPDMAARLHSTRVLGSFGYHAPEYAMASLQSQKSDVYSFGVVLLELLTGRKPVDHTMPRGQQSLVTWAIPRLTEDRVKECVDPRLKGKYPPKGVARLAAVAALCLQYESDHRPSMSIAVKALSPLFQHKPQPSSAVVPNTTDDFCSADTSFSA